One Brassica napus cultivar Da-Ae chromosome C2, Da-Ae, whole genome shotgun sequence DNA window includes the following coding sequences:
- the LOC106380671 gene encoding NAC domain-containing protein 35 isoform X2, protein MAIVPSTTSIITMMSNQVNNNNEKGIEEDDHRGGHESRLQNDDEADDHDQDMVMPGFRFHPTEEELIEFYLRRKVEGKRFNVELITFLDLYRYDPWELPAMAAIGEKEWYFYVPRDRKYRNGDRPNRVTTSGYWKATGADRMIRSETYRPIGLKKTLVFYSGKAPKGTRSSWIMNEYRLPHHETEKYQKAETSLCRVYKRPGVEDHPSLPRSTSTRHHNHNSSSSSRLAVRQQQQQHLPSSSNHSDNNLNNNNLDKLSTEYSGDGSTITTTNSNSDVTIALANQNIYRPMPFGASNTPIISNQEDDETAIVDDLQRLVNYGQISGGATTAALTPQTQATLAMNMIPAGTIPNNALWEMWNPLVPDGNKDHYTNIPFR, encoded by the exons atGGCAATTGTACCATCCACAACAAGCATCATCACCATGATGAGTAACCAAGTCAACAACAACAATGAAAAAGGTATAGAAGAAGATGATCACAGAGGCGGCCACGAGAGTCGTCTTCaaaatgatgatgaagctgatgatcaTGATCAAGACATGGTTATGCCTGGATTCCGATTCCATCCCACCGAAGAAGAACTCATAGAGTTTTATCTTCGCCGTAAAGTTGAAGGCAAACGCTTCAATGTAGAGCTCATCACGTTCCTAGATCTTTATCGCTATGATCCTTGGGAACTTCCGG CTATGGCGGCTATAGGAGAGAAAGAGTGGTACTTCTATGTGCCAAGAGATCGGAAGTATAGAAATGGAGATAGACCAAACCGAGTAACGACTTCGGGGTATTGGAAAGCTACTGGAGCTGATCGGATGATCAGATCAGAGACTTATCGGCCGATCGGattaaagaaaaccctagttttctACTCCGGTAAAGCTCCTAAAGGCACTCGTAGCAGTTGGATTATGAATGAGTATCGCCTCCCTCACCACGAAACTGAGAAATATCAAAAG gctGAAACATCATTGTGCCGAGTGTACAAAAGGCCAGGAGTGGAAGATCATCCATCCTTGCCACGTTCTACATCCACAAGACATCATAACCAtaactcatcatcatcatcccgCTTGGCCgtaagacaacaacaacaacaacaccttCCTTCCTCTTCTAATCATTCCGACAACAATCTTAACAACAACAATCTCGACAAGCTCTCAACCGAATATTCCGGCGACGGTAGCACCATAACCACTACAAACAGTAATTCTGACGTCACCATAGCTTTAGCCAACCAGAACATCTATCGTCCAATGCCTTTTGGTGCAAGCAACACACCAATAATATCTAatcaagaagatgatgaaaccgCAATAGTTGATGATCTTCAAAGACTCGTTAACTACGGCCAAATATCTGGTGGAG CGACTACAGCAGCGTTAACGCCTCAAACGCAGGCGACGTTAGCGATGAACATGATCCCTGCAGGGACGATTCCAAACAATGCTTTGTGGGAGATGTGGAATCCACTAGTACCTGATGGAAACAAAGATCATTATACTAATATTCCTTTTAGATAA
- the LOC106380671 gene encoding NAC domain-containing protein 35 isoform X1 produces the protein MAIVPSTTSIITMMSNQVNNNNEKGIEEDDHRGGHESRLQNDDEADDHDQDMVMPGFRFHPTEEELIEFYLRRKVEGKRFNVELITFLDLYRYDPWELPAMAAIGEKEWYFYVPRDRKYRNGDRPNRVTTSGYWKATGADRMIRSETYRPIGLKKTLVFYSGKAPKGTRSSWIMNEYRLPHHETEKYQKAETSLCRVYKRPGVEDHPSLPRSTSTRHHNHNSSSSSRLAVRQQQQQHLPSSSNHSDNNLNNNNLDKLSTEYSGDGSTITTTNSNSDVTIALANQNIYRPMPFGASNTPIISNQEDDETAIVDDLQRLVNYGQISGGGNINHQYYQIAQQFHNQQLLNANALQSVTAATTAALTPQTQATLAMNMIPAGTIPNNALWEMWNPLVPDGNKDHYTNIPFR, from the exons atGGCAATTGTACCATCCACAACAAGCATCATCACCATGATGAGTAACCAAGTCAACAACAACAATGAAAAAGGTATAGAAGAAGATGATCACAGAGGCGGCCACGAGAGTCGTCTTCaaaatgatgatgaagctgatgatcaTGATCAAGACATGGTTATGCCTGGATTCCGATTCCATCCCACCGAAGAAGAACTCATAGAGTTTTATCTTCGCCGTAAAGTTGAAGGCAAACGCTTCAATGTAGAGCTCATCACGTTCCTAGATCTTTATCGCTATGATCCTTGGGAACTTCCGG CTATGGCGGCTATAGGAGAGAAAGAGTGGTACTTCTATGTGCCAAGAGATCGGAAGTATAGAAATGGAGATAGACCAAACCGAGTAACGACTTCGGGGTATTGGAAAGCTACTGGAGCTGATCGGATGATCAGATCAGAGACTTATCGGCCGATCGGattaaagaaaaccctagttttctACTCCGGTAAAGCTCCTAAAGGCACTCGTAGCAGTTGGATTATGAATGAGTATCGCCTCCCTCACCACGAAACTGAGAAATATCAAAAG gctGAAACATCATTGTGCCGAGTGTACAAAAGGCCAGGAGTGGAAGATCATCCATCCTTGCCACGTTCTACATCCACAAGACATCATAACCAtaactcatcatcatcatcccgCTTGGCCgtaagacaacaacaacaacaacaccttCCTTCCTCTTCTAATCATTCCGACAACAATCTTAACAACAACAATCTCGACAAGCTCTCAACCGAATATTCCGGCGACGGTAGCACCATAACCACTACAAACAGTAATTCTGACGTCACCATAGCTTTAGCCAACCAGAACATCTATCGTCCAATGCCTTTTGGTGCAAGCAACACACCAATAATATCTAatcaagaagatgatgaaaccgCAATAGTTGATGATCTTCAAAGACTCGTTAACTACGGCCAAATATCTGGTGGAGGTAACATCAATCACCAATACTATCAAATTGCTCAACAGTTTCATAATCAACAACTACTAAACGCAAATGCGTTGCAATCGGTGACGGCAGCGACTACAGCAGCGTTAACGCCTCAAACGCAGGCGACGTTAGCGATGAACATGATCCCTGCAGGGACGATTCCAAACAATGCTTTGTGGGAGATGTGGAATCCACTAGTACCTGATGGAAACAAAGATCATTATACTAATATTCCTTTTAGATAA
- the LOC111203331 gene encoding glutathione S-transferase T3-like — MDHFSLNSPRFVNLLTSQSSQTIDVESSEVPRFSSQSSESPKPVERRKWTQKEDIVLISAWLNTSKDPIVSNEQKAVAFWKRIEEYLNSSPQLSGFPPREASHCKQRWGRVNEQVCKFVGSYEAALKAQASGENDNDVMKTVHDIFVNDYQVKFTLEHAWRELRFDQKWRSNCACKDGAKDKRKEPAEMVPDLEDVRPPGVKACKAAKRKKHGKEAVYD, encoded by the coding sequence ATGGATCATTTTTCCCTAAACTCTCCTAGGTTTGTTAACCTATTAACTTCCCAGAGCAGTCAAACAATAGACGTAGAGTCTTCTGAGGTTCCTAGGTTTAGTAGCCAGAGCTCTGAATCTCCCAAACCAGTGGAAAGGAGAAAGTGGACACAAAAAGAAGACATTGTGCTCATcagtgcttggttgaacacCAGCAAGGATCCCATAGTGAGTAATGAGCAGAAGGCAGTTGCTTTTTGGAAGAGAATAGAGGAGTATTTAAACTCAAGCCCTCAGCTCAGTGGCTTCCCTCCGAGAGAGGCAAGTCactgtaagcagaggtggggaagAGTGAATGAGCAGGTGTGCAAGTTTGTCGGAAGCTATGAGGCCGCTTTGAAGGCGCAAGCTAGTGGCGAAAATGATAATGATGTCATGAAGACTGTCCATGACATCTTCGTCAATGACTACCAGGTCAAGTTCACCCTTGAACATGCGTGGAGGGAACTTAGGTTTGATCAAAAATGGAGATCAAACTGTGCTTGCAAAGATGGTGCAAAGGACAAAAGGAAGGAACCTGCGGAGATGGTGCCTGACTTGGAAGACGTTAGGCCTCCTGGTGTTAAGGCTTGCAAAGCAGCGAAACGCAAGAAGCATGGGAAAGAAGCAGTTTATGATTAA